The following are encoded in a window of Pangasianodon hypophthalmus isolate fPanHyp1 chromosome 14, fPanHyp1.pri, whole genome shotgun sequence genomic DNA:
- the psmd2 gene encoding 26S proteasome non-ATPase regulatory subunit 2 — translation MEETKNKDKTHPEKTDEKDKQPAGKDKEKKEEQELSEEDKQLQEELELMVERLSEKDTSLHRPALEELRRQIRSSTTSMTSVPKPLKFLRPHYGKLKEIYEGMAPGENKHFCADVVSVLAMTMSGERECLKYRLLGTQEELASWGHEYVRHLAGEVAKEWQELEEGDKAQQETLLKLVKEIVPYNMAHNAEHEACDLLMEIERLDMLDTYIDENAYAKVCLYLTSCVSYVPEPENSALLKCALNIFRKFNRYPEALRLALMLNDVELVENIFTSCKDIVVQKEMAFMLGRHGMFLELNEDVEDYEDLTEIMSNVQLNSNFLALARELDIMEPKVPDDIYKTHLENNRFCGSGSQVDSARMNLASSFVNGFVNAAFGQDKLLTEDGNKWLYKNKDHGMLSAAASLGMILLWDVDGGLTQIDKYLYSSEDYIKSGALLACGIVNSGVRNECDPALALLSDYVLHNSNVMRIGAIFGLGLAYAGSNREDVLSLLLPVMGDSKSSMEVAGVTALACGMIAVGSCNGDVTSTILQTIMEKSEQELKDTYARWLPLGLGLNHLGKGEAIETTLAALQVVPEPFRSFANTLVDICAYAGSGNVLKVQQLLHICSEHYDTKDKDDDKDKKDKKDKEKKESAADMGSHQGVAVLGIALIAMGEEIGSEMALRTFGHLLRYGEPTLRRAVPLALALISVSNPRLNILDTLSKFSHDADPEVSHNSIFAMGMVGSGTNNARLAAMLRQLAQYHAKDPNNLFMVRLAQGLTHLGKGTLTLCPYHSDRQLMSQVAVAGLLTVLVSFLDVKNIILGKSHYVLYGLVAAMQPRMLVTFDEELRPLPVSVRVGQAVDVVGQAGKPKAITGFQTHTTPVLLAHGERAELATEEYIPVTPILEGFVILRKNPNYDA, via the exons atGGAGGAGACAAAGAATAAAGATAAAACCCACCCCGAGAAAACGGACGAGAAGGATAAACAACCCGCGGGGAAGgataaagagaagaaagaggagcAGGAGCTG tCAGAGGAGGACAAGCAGctgcaggaggagctggaacTGATGGTGGAGAGACTGAGT GAGAAGGACACGTCTCTCCATCGCCCTGCACTGGAGGAGCTGCGTCGGCAGATTCGTTCCTCCACCACGTCCATGACCTCGGTGCCCAAACCGCTCAAGTTCCTGCGGCCGCACTACGGCAAGCTCAAAGAGATCTACGAGGGCATGGCACCTGGCGAGAAcaag CATTTCTGCGCTGACGTGGTGTCGGTCCTGGCCATGACGATGAGCggtgagagagagtgtctgaAATACCGCCTGCTCGGCACGCAGGAGGAACTCGCATCCTGGGGCCACGAATACGTCAG gcaccTGGCGGGCGAGGTAGCTAAAGAGTGGCAGGAGCTGGAGGAAGGAGACAAGGCGCAGCAGGAGACGCTGTTGAAGCTGGTGAAGGAGATCGTTCCCTACAACATGGCGCACAACGCCGAGCACGAGGCCTGCGACCTGCTCATGGAGATCGAGCGGCTCGACATGCTCGACACGTACATCGACGAGAACGCCTACGCCAAGGTCTGCCTGTACCTCACCag CTGTGTGAGCTACGTTCCCGAGCCGGAGAACTCGGCCCTGCTCAAGTGTGCGCTCAACATTTTCCGCAAGTTCAACCGTTACCCAGAAGCCCTCAGGCTGGCGCTGATGCTCAACGACGTTGAGCTGGTGGAGAACATCTTCACCTCCTGCAAGGATAT tgtggttcAGAAGGAGATGGCGTTCATGCTGGGTCGACACGGCATGTTCCTGGAGCTGAACGAGGACGTGGAGGACTACGAGGACCTGACGGAGATCATGTCCAACGTGCAGCTCAACAGCAACTTCCTCGCCCTCGCACGTgag CTGGACATCATGGAGCCCAAAGTGCCAGATGACATTTACAAAACCCACCTGGAGAACAACA gatTCTGTGGCAGCGGCTCTCAGGTGGACTCCGCCCGTATGAACCTCGCCTCCTCGTTCGTAAACGGCTTCGTTAACGCAGCGTTCGGACAGGACAAACTGCTCACTGAGGACGGCAACAAGTGGCTGTACAAGAACAAGGACcacg gaaTGCTGAGTGCTGCTGCGTCTCTGGGTATGATCCTGTTGTGGGACGTGGACGGCGGTCTCACTCAGATTGACAAGTATCTCTACTCCTCAGAGGACTACATAAag TCCGGGGCTTTGCTGGCTTGCGGTATCGTGAACTCCGGAGTTCGTAATGAGTGTGACCCTGCTCTTGCCCTCCTCTCTGACTACGTCCTACACAACAGCAACGTCATGAGGATAGGAGCCATCTTTgg GCTGGGTCTGGCCTATGCAGGATCTAACAGAGAAGACGTCTTGTCGCTGCTCCTGCCGGTCATGGGAGACTCAAAGTCCAGCATGGAG gtggcAGGTGTGACCGCTCTGGCGTGCGGTATGATTGCTGTGGGCTCGTGTAATGGTGACGTCACCTCCACCATCCTCCAGACCATCATGGAGAAGAGCGAGCAGGAGCTGAAGGACACGTACGCGCGCTGGCTCCCTCTCGGCCTCGGACTTAACCACCTCG gcaaaGGTGAGGCGATCGAGACCACTCTGGCAGCATTACAGGTTGTCCCAGAGCCATTCCGCAGCTTCGCAAACACACTCGTGGACATCTGCGCATATGCAG gctcGGGGAACGTCCTGAAGGTTCAGCAGCTGTTGCACATCTGCAGCGAGCACTACGACACCAAGGACAAAGACGATGACAAGGACAAGAAGGACAAAAAAGataaggagaagaaagagagcgCAGCAGACATGGGCTcacaccag GGTGTGGCCGTGCTGGGTATTGCACTCATCGCCATGGGAGAGGAAATCGGATCAGAGATGGCACTCCGTACATTTGGTCACCTG TTGCGATACGGTGAGCCCACCCTGCGCAGAGCGGTGCCGTTAGCGTTAGCACTCATCTCCGTGTCGAACCCCAGACTCAACATCCTGGACACACTCAGCAAGTTCTCTCACGACGCTGACCCCGAGGTCTCGCACAACTCCATCTTCGCCATGGGCATGGTGGGCAGCG gtaCCAACAACGCTCGTCTAGCAGCCATGCTCCGTCAGCTGGCCCAGTACCATGCCAAGGACCCCAACAACCTGTTCATGGTCCGACTGGCTCAG ggaCTGACACATCTGGGTAAAGGGACGCTGACGTTGTGTCCGTACCACAGCGACAGACAGCTCATGAGTCAGGTGGCGGTGGCCGGACTCCTCACGGTCCTAGTGTCCTTCCTGGATGTGAAAAACA TCATTCTGGGGAAGTCTCACTACGTCCTGTACGGCCTGGTAGCAGCGATGCAGCCTCGTATGCTCGTCACATTCGACGAGGAGCTCCGGCCTCTACCTGTGTCCGTCCGTGtgggacag GCTGTGGATGTGGTGGGACAGGCAGGCAAACCTAAAGCCATCACAGGTTTTCAGACACACACCACGCCGGTGCTGCTGGCGCACGGAGAGAGGGCCGAGCTGGCGACAGAGGAGTACATCCCGGTCACGCCCATCCTGGAGGGCTTCGTCATCCTGCGCAAAAACCCCAACTATGatgcctaa